The following coding sequences are from one Epinephelus moara isolate mb chromosome 7, YSFRI_EMoa_1.0, whole genome shotgun sequence window:
- the LOC126393126 gene encoding melanoregulin-like isoform X2 → MRTTTASKQPVQLSSESSDSDIEEESLFGPQPSRRRPRNNQPSQRSTVDLWANTGRPCESPIRRGSDRELQAFISMRDQTDKATEEWEKLNYDIHTLRYARREVRSRWRKILLQLGYQCEVDALLCVNRQSWLSRDEEHLNKATDLLKELLDHTSLFPPETEQTKYLCVMDRLVSLDSAEDFVRLAKEKYPKKEG, encoded by the exons ATGCGCACCACTACAGCTTCCAAACAACCAGTGCAGTTATCCAGTGAGTCCAGTGACAGTGACATAGAAGAGGAGAGCCTTTTTGGGCCACAGCCTTCGAGAAGGAGGCCACGGAACAACCAGCCAAGCCAGAGGAGCACAGTGGATCTGTGGGCCAACACAGGCAGACCCTGTGAGTCTCCCATCAGGAGAGGATCGGACAGAGAGTTACAGGCTTTTATCAGCATGAGAGACCAGACTGACAAGGCTACAGAG GAATGGGAGAAGCTGAATTACGACATACACACTTTACGCTACGCCAGACGAGAAGTCAGATCTCGATGGAGGAAAATCCTGCTGCAGCTAG GTTATCAGTGTGAGGTGGACGCCTTGCtgtgtgtgaacagacagaGCTGGTTGAGTCGAGATGAGGAGCATCTTAACAAAGCCACTGACCTGTTGAAAGAGCTGCTGGACCACACCTCTCTGTTTCCTCCAGAAACTGAGCAGACCAAATACCTTTGTGTCAtg GACCGGCTGGTGTCACTGGACAGTGCTGAGGACTTTGTCAGACTGGCCAAAGAAAAATATCCCAAGAAAGAAGGCTGa
- the LOC126393126 gene encoding melanoregulin-like isoform X1, whose amino-acid sequence MGAKVTICCCQYLKHNREEKNAILRMRTTTASKQPVQLSSESSDSDIEEESLFGPQPSRRRPRNNQPSQRSTVDLWANTGRPCESPIRRGSDRELQAFISMRDQTDKATEEWEKLNYDIHTLRYARREVRSRWRKILLQLGYQCEVDALLCVNRQSWLSRDEEHLNKATDLLKELLDHTSLFPPETEQTKYLCVMDRLVSLDSAEDFVRLAKEKYPKKEG is encoded by the exons ATGGGTGCCAAGGTTAccatctgctgctgtcagtaTCTGAAACACAACAGGGAAGAGAAGAATGCTATTTTACG TATGCGCACCACTACAGCTTCCAAACAACCAGTGCAGTTATCCAGTGAGTCCAGTGACAGTGACATAGAAGAGGAGAGCCTTTTTGGGCCACAGCCTTCGAGAAGGAGGCCACGGAACAACCAGCCAAGCCAGAGGAGCACAGTGGATCTGTGGGCCAACACAGGCAGACCCTGTGAGTCTCCCATCAGGAGAGGATCGGACAGAGAGTTACAGGCTTTTATCAGCATGAGAGACCAGACTGACAAGGCTACAGAG GAATGGGAGAAGCTGAATTACGACATACACACTTTACGCTACGCCAGACGAGAAGTCAGATCTCGATGGAGGAAAATCCTGCTGCAGCTAG GTTATCAGTGTGAGGTGGACGCCTTGCtgtgtgtgaacagacagaGCTGGTTGAGTCGAGATGAGGAGCATCTTAACAAAGCCACTGACCTGTTGAAAGAGCTGCTGGACCACACCTCTCTGTTTCCTCCAGAAACTGAGCAGACCAAATACCTTTGTGTCAtg GACCGGCTGGTGTCACTGGACAGTGCTGAGGACTTTGTCAGACTGGCCAAAGAAAAATATCCCAAGAAAGAAGGCTGa